gttagATCATTGGCTGTGTTGCATGGTTGATTGtattcatatttgtgtttttctcttcttgaaaaactatttttaagccatctcgacaccttctTGATACTTCTCaatacctggcttatctatcgagATCTTCAATTGAGTTTTTATCACAATCTCAagacctctcgatagctaggtggatcgatcaaGAAAGTTCTTGtcccctcgatagcttctcgatagctgttcaATCCATTGaggtatgctcgatagcttctcgacatctcttgatccatcgagatcctttgcatgcattgtttttcacatgtttttgcatgtttctcttatcttgtcatccatagcatcttgtttcattacattcatgcatttttatggattctttgtacccccttgatcattcttgatcatctttatgtttctcgggtaaagctttatagctttttgtaccctttgtcaatcatgacaaaaagggggagaaattggagactttgtgatttttttctttaagattctacaagttagggggagaaatacatgtcCTTGTAAGGgagagatgtgtttcatcttgttaggatGAGTGTTTACCTCTTTGTTGTTGTATGAGCTtcttttaacttcttcttcttgtaccttaaGTCTTCTGACCatatttacatacattgtgcttatctttgatatatatgtgatgatgtaagttttcttcacctacctctacatatgttgtttcttttctttctttatacacatgtttcttattatctgtatgcaatctattatttctgcttcacacaaagatgtcttgatgagttttgtttcaagtgtttcagaaatacaggttgtcaaagtcttccatgccatgaactctcttcttacaaaattttttaagagtttatgttatgatagattttattgtaatcAACAAGTGAgaatgagttgagtgatttatgacttctctcatatgttcatttgtttgttgtggttttatcacggattgccaaagggagagattgttaaggacatattttatgtagttggctaatcctttgacaaaatgcactttacttgtattttggtagatctaggatgtgttttatacttcaaagaatatgttgttcaagtttagtattaaagccatgaaggttggaccaagaaacaagtgaagaaaatgtgttcacTAAAactggacagatagctcgacacttGTGTACACCTGCGGACACctgtggacagctgctcgacactTGTGTACACCTGCGGACACctgtggacagctgctcgacaaatagctatctattgaggtttaatgaggctcgataCCTGCTACTTATCGAGGTTACAGAAATTCATATTTCCAGATTTGGTTTTCGGCCtatgcttttgtatttgtgtgaggtttcttttctcacaactctaaacatatataagacttattttagaggccgtcacataagagaatataaggagaacatatgcaaaaggtgaccgaagccttattctctctgaaagaagctactgcgtctttgcgccttagggttttgtaaccaaatgcttattgatcttcattgttaatgaagtgaagaactttgtatcCAACAtattcttcaagttggtgagtgagtcatgtactgggatccgtgcaaaggagttagtcacgtactgggatccgtgcatcaaagggtagagttcatatattgaagagttcagagattCTGAAGaggtagaaggtttctgttgtgagttcatctacggggattatAGAGTTTAGgaacaaatgttttgtactagatctgaaacttctctttactatagtgaattacttttCGGGAAAGTTTCATTCTaggtttttttactgtgaaattggttggtttcattggttttcttgggtcatcatattttgtcttatttactttccGCTACATATAATTTTGACATGggattgatgtttgtttgtttgttttaacaagttttattcataataaacctaattgacaatttgggtttaaaacttgttaattgtaTCAACCGtggtctaaatttcctaacaaaaCAATAGTAGAtaaaacaatattactatttgtttgaaaattaacatgTAGTTGGGAAAAtgattgatttttcaaaaatagtttttagaaaattatcttattttcttatatttagtAGAGACCTtaaaataagatgaaaaattatatcttgAGTTCTTTTATTTAGTTTCGTGTGAGacatagttgtttttttttaatataaaattttaactaaaaacaactttatctcatgctaagctaaataaaggaaattaaaagacaatttttttttgaccaatttttttatgatactaccaaatacataaaaaaaaatacaaagaagtatcttctcataaaattttccatttaaataaaCGACgtaactatattttttatgtaatttgtgTGAGAAAGgctatgtttacaatatttttacaataaattataggttgtaagttgttattgattctaatttgcaTCTACggcttaaattattttttgtccaCTTATAATAATCAATAACAACCTATTAATTAGAAGTtgagatttattatgaaagtatagtaaaaatattatggaaataatatttctcaatttgaacggaattaaaaaaaaaaaaaaaaatgttgatagtTACCGCTCAGGGACCCAATAACACAcgcaatagcccctcaaaaaataaaaaaaaataacacacgcaatatgttaaaaattaaattctagaATTTGGCCCACGATAAAAATTGCAGCCACGAAAACCCAAGccttttgggtttttagtttttgtttctcaaaaaagaagaagaagaaaaagcctAGCCCAAATAAATAACATAGGAAGGCTTCCAAAACTACGtagttttaatattaaaaaacaaaaaaccgcACAACCTTAAAGGCCATAAAACCCAAGCATTAGGGTTTTTCTCCTCTGGCCAGTTGGTTACCTCTGCTTCTCTCTCACAACACCAGCAGCTGCTGAAACTCTATAATCACAGCCAAAGGTATGATCAAATCAAAACTGCCCAcagttcatttaattttttattgaattaaaaattaaatctttCTGCATCATTGTATGTTGTGCTCTTCATTTTACTCAAATTATTAGCTTCCTATTAGAACTGTTATAAACCCTGTTGTTCATAAGCTCTAGAAACCattatacaaacccaaaaactaaAACTTTAGTGTAATGTAATCATTACCCTTTCAAGAATGaatctttttgttaaaaaaaaattgcccatttcgttaatatatatatttttcacctaaatttgcttttgttttcatTTGGGTTTTTATTGTAATGCTTTGTGAAGGTGGTAATGGCTTCTCATtcggagaagaagaagaagaagcaccGGTCCAAAGGTGAAGATGAATCAGTTGCCCAAATTGATGTTTCTGAGAAGGATTTCATGATCAAGCCACAGAGCTTCACTCCTTCCATTGATACCTCACAATGGCCAATCCTCCTCAAGAATTATGATCGCCTCAACGTCCGAACGGGACACTACACGCCCCTCCCATGTGGTTACTCGCCTCTCAAGCGCCCTATTGATCAATACATCAAGTATGGTATTATCAATCTTGACAAACCTGCTAACCCTTCTTCCCATGAGGTTGTTGCTTGGATTAAACGGATACTTAAGGTCGAAAAAACTGGTCATAGTGGTACCCTTGATCCCAAAGTTACTGGCAATCTCATTGTTTGTATTGATAGAGCCACTAGGCTTGTTAAATCCCAACAGGGTGCCGGGAAAGAGTATGTTTGTGTTGCTAGATTGCATTCTTCTGTGAATGATAAGTCTAAGGTGGCTCGAGCACTTGAGACGCTTACAGGGGCCGTGTTTCAGAGGCCGCCTTTGATTTCTGCTGTCAAGAGACAGCTTAGGATTAGGACTATTTATGAAAGTAAGCTTCTTGAGTATGACGCAGATAAGCATTTGGTTGTTTTTTGGATTTCTTGTGAGGCTGGGACTTATGTTAGGACAATGTGTGTGCATTTGGGGTTGATTCTTGGGGTTGGAGGGCATATGCAGGAGTTGAGGAGAGTGAGGTCTGGGATTTTAGGGGAGAAGGATAATATGGTTACGATGCATGATGTGATGGATGCTCAATGGGTTTATGAGAATTATAGGGATGAGAGTTATTTGAGGAGGGCAATTATGCCATTGGAAGTGCTTTTGACGAGTTATAAGAGGTTGGTTGTGAAGGATTCGGCTGTGAATGCTATATGTTACGGTGCTAAGTTGATGATTCCCGGGTTGTTGAGGTTTGAGAATGAGGTTGAGGTTGGGGAAGAAGTGGTTCTTATGACTACTAAGGGTGAAGCAATTGCATTGGGGATTGCAGAAATGACCACTGCAGTGATGGCAACTTGTGATCATGGTGTGGTGGCGAGGATTAAGAGGGTGGTGATGGATCGGGATAGTTATCCGAGGAAGTGGGGGTTGGGGCCAAGGGCGttgatgaagaaaaaattggtCGCAGATGGGAAGTTGGATAAGCATGGGAAGCCGAATGAGAAAACACCTCAAGAGTGGGTGAGGAATCTGGTTTTACCGACTGGTGGGGATTCAGTGGTTGCGAGCCTTGCTGCTACTACTGAACCAGCTGTAgtggagaaagaaaagaaagagaagagtaAGCGGAAGTTGGAGGATGAAAGCACTGATAGCCCTGTTCCTGTTTCTTCCAAGAAAGCTAAAGTTGCTGAGGTCCAAGAAGTTGAGAAGGTAAAGAAAGTCAAGGAAGAAGATGTGGAGGTTGaagttgaaaagaaagagaagaagaaaaagaaaaagaaggataCAGAGAATGGTGATGCGGAGCCTTTAGGTGATGAGAAGGCTgacaaggagaagaaaaagaagcacaAAGTTAAGGTTGAAGCTGGTTCTCCTGAAGCAGAGAAGtctgagaagaagaaaaagaagaagaagaacaaagagGCTGAGGATGGTGCAGGTGATGGTGAGGCTGCTTCAagtgagaagaagaaaaagaagaagaagaagaataaagatGCAGATGAAGAATAGGTGGAAGGAATGAATGTATGCCTACCTATCTGTTTCCCATTTCATCTGTAATGAGTTTTCATAGTTTTGTAACTTTTTGATGCATTCCCCAGAACAAATTTTCACTGTTTAGCTTTGAGGCTTTTTTCTCTATGTAATTTGATTATGTCAATTCgtcattatttaaatatttgttgaatttttCCCCTAACTTGAAAGGTATGCTAATTCTTTCTGATATAATGTTTGTGGTTTCTgctataaaatcaaattttagcCTGTAGATATTGGCATGTCTAGTTGAAGCTGCAATTATGTGTGCCGACATGGTTTGAAATTAGCTTGTGTAAGGATGCAATCAGTTAgtatttgaaatgaaaaataaattggatttttgtGGTTCTTAGATTGATTGGCTAACCTAATTTGCATGTGTTGGTTTTTAGGCTTTCAAACCCCACCTGTCCACTCCTCCCTATTTACCTAGGCaaagttgaaaataaaaaaaattgaaagtgttGGTTATGATTGGAATGTTAGCTAAGAATTTAGGCTTTTCCGGTTAATAATCTTCCCTGGCCTTAAAAGAGTGAGGAAGCTCAAATGGATGCTTCCTTCCTGGATTGACATTTGTTATTGCCTGCATAATGGGCTGCCAAATTTGCTGATTTTTGTATGTGGTTTTCGGTATAGGAGTGAATTTGTAATATGTGGTCTTCTATGTATAAACTTACTTCTATTTCATCTTTGATTTCATGAAATACAGTTTCCTTTGTATTATATACTGTGTGGGGTATCTGAGCAATGCCTTA
The sequence above is drawn from the Castanea sativa cultivar Marrone di Chiusa Pesio chromosome 5, ASM4071231v1 genome and encodes:
- the LOC142636158 gene encoding H/ACA ribonucleoprotein complex subunit 4-like; this translates as MASHSEKKKKKHRSKGEDESVAQIDVSEKDFMIKPQSFTPSIDTSQWPILLKNYDRLNVRTGHYTPLPCGYSPLKRPIDQYIKYGIINLDKPANPSSHEVVAWIKRILKVEKTGHSGTLDPKVTGNLIVCIDRATRLVKSQQGAGKEYVCVARLHSSVNDKSKVARALETLTGAVFQRPPLISAVKRQLRIRTIYESKLLEYDADKHLVVFWISCEAGTYVRTMCVHLGLILGVGGHMQELRRVRSGILGEKDNMVTMHDVMDAQWVYENYRDESYLRRAIMPLEVLLTSYKRLVVKDSAVNAICYGAKLMIPGLLRFENEVEVGEEVVLMTTKGEAIALGIAEMTTAVMATCDHGVVARIKRVVMDRDSYPRKWGLGPRALMKKKLVADGKLDKHGKPNEKTPQEWVRNLVLPTGGDSVVASLAATTEPAVVEKEKKEKSKRKLEDESTDSPVPVSSKKAKVAEVQEVEKVKKVKEEDVEVEVEKKEKKKKKKKDTENGDAEPLGDEKADKEKKKKHKVKVEAGSPEAEKSEKKKKKKKNKEAEDGAGDGEAASSEKKKKKKKKNKDADEE